In Fibrobacter succinogenes, a single window of DNA contains:
- a CDS encoding GGDEF domain-containing protein, translating to MSIVKYIFWLVAFLMGVIAAYVVPEETMSFGAKFVFVGAWGAVLGFVFYTVCRRQIEAIENDFNEVLNKPQPKDTQYVSVRLQEEKKNPLPPGAIPASEALKNQPVPVSIKKLDAAAVKVGFPLEAWNAFKLGVLRNRPFTEVVDAMQKLLPELFPGASGVLYMYGGVQTELSQIFRFGPNVISDETMTPAECASFNTGDIVVTDYNSPDVSSGCTHLHHRPKGIAICSPIEGLEEHFGILTLQVDKLPETETKEYWQAKVSIVTAAFGLYVANQDLNMRFEQHSIRDMLTGLFNKRYMEESLNREITAAVRHKSPIGIAMLYPDAIPAVQSKQGRHAVEQLFWELGQRLPNYIRGEDIPCRYSDDVFCVIMPGADLNITRNRAERIRNEISQLQIAYGDGILATTLSMGVAVMPTHANDAGSLIYTAEASLHMAMQAGGNKVVIADSIIK from the coding sequence ATGAGTATCGTTAAATATATTTTCTGGTTGGTCGCCTTCTTAATGGGCGTTATTGCAGCTTACGTCGTCCCCGAAGAAACCATGTCTTTTGGGGCGAAATTTGTATTTGTCGGCGCCTGGGGTGCCGTGCTCGGTTTCGTTTTCTATACCGTCTGCCGCAGGCAGATAGAAGCAATCGAAAACGATTTTAACGAGGTGCTGAACAAGCCGCAGCCGAAGGACACTCAGTATGTGTCTGTCCGCTTGCAAGAAGAAAAGAAAAATCCGCTCCCGCCGGGGGCGATTCCTGCTTCCGAAGCGCTTAAAAATCAGCCTGTGCCAGTCTCAATCAAAAAACTCGATGCGGCTGCCGTCAAGGTCGGGTTCCCGCTTGAAGCTTGGAACGCCTTTAAGCTTGGAGTCTTGCGCAACCGTCCGTTCACCGAAGTTGTCGATGCCATGCAGAAGCTTTTACCGGAACTTTTCCCGGGGGCTTCCGGTGTGCTTTATATGTACGGTGGCGTGCAGACCGAACTCTCGCAGATTTTCCGCTTTGGCCCGAACGTGATTAGCGATGAGACCATGACGCCTGCCGAATGCGCAAGCTTTAACACCGGCGATATCGTTGTGACCGATTACAACTCGCCCGATGTTTCGAGCGGCTGCACGCACTTGCACCATCGCCCGAAGGGCATTGCCATTTGCTCCCCGATTGAAGGCCTCGAAGAACACTTTGGCATTCTGACTCTCCAGGTCGATAAGCTCCCCGAAACCGAAACTAAGGAATACTGGCAGGCGAAGGTGAGCATCGTTACGGCTGCGTTTGGGCTCTATGTGGCGAACCAGGACCTGAACATGCGCTTTGAACAGCACAGTATCCGTGACATGCTGACGGGTCTTTTTAACAAACGTTATATGGAAGAATCGCTTAACCGCGAAATCACTGCAGCCGTGCGCCACAAGTCGCCGATTGGCATTGCTATGCTTTACCCAGATGCAATACCTGCCGTGCAGAGCAAACAAGGGCGCCATGCTGTGGAACAGCTTTTCTGGGAACTCGGACAGCGCTTGCCGAACTACATTCGCGGTGAAGACATTCCGTGCCGCTACTCCGATGACGTGTTCTGCGTGATTATGCCGGGTGCCGACCTCAATATTACGAGGAACCGCGCCGAACGCATTCGCAACGAAATCTCGCAGCTCCAGATCGCTTATGGCGACGGAATCCTTGCGACGACACTCAGTATGGGCGTTGCCGTGATGCCGACACATGCTAACGATGCCGGTTCTTTAATCTATACCGCAGAAGCCTCCTTGCATATGGCTATGCAGGCGGGCGGCAACAAGGTCGTTATCGCAGATTCCATAATAAAGTAA
- a CDS encoding type IV pilin protein: MKKQGFTLIELMVVIVIMGILAAVAVPKLFGMIAKSKASEVGPAAGTYVKLQQAYFSEANKAGGWQLIGYLAPSGEKASQTVNFKYDVGGIEAAAQDELKSEKIGWTAENVANLNECQAGVNWSVTLSKSSDATKGADVKFKSEAKGAGCVALTPTFANIGK; encoded by the coding sequence ATGAAGAAGCAAGGTTTTACCCTTATTGAATTGATGGTCGTGATTGTTATCATGGGCATCCTCGCAGCAGTCGCAGTTCCGAAACTCTTCGGTATGATTGCTAAGTCCAAGGCATCTGAAGTCGGCCCGGCAGCTGGTACTTACGTAAAGCTCCAGCAGGCTTACTTCTCTGAAGCAAACAAGGCTGGTGGCTGGCAGTTGATTGGCTACCTTGCTCCGAGCGGTGAAAAGGCTAGCCAGACTGTAAACTTCAAGTATGATGTAGGTGGTATTGAAGCCGCAGCTCAAGATGAGTTGAAGTCTGAAAAAATTGGCTGGACTGCAGAAAACGTTGCTAACTTGAATGAATGCCAGGCTGGTGTTAACTGGAGCGTCACACTTTCTAAGTCAAGTGATGCAACTAAGGGTGCTGATGTTAAATTTAAGTCTGAAGCCAAGGGCGCTGGTTGTGTTGCTCTTACCCCGACTTTCGCTAACATCGGTAAGTAA